In Nymphalis io chromosome 30, ilAglIoxx1.1, whole genome shotgun sequence, the genomic stretch cataaaaaatacttcatCGTCACAATATTGGCATCTATTTTCCAGGATGTGGGATCTTCGAAGATATTTCGAAATGCGTTCTCTATACACCGACTCGATGGAATATGAAATCGGCTTTCTTTGCCACGAGATCATATACAGATACCAATTACTTCTAGAACTTTACCAGATGGTCGAAAGAAGATTTGTCTCATTCGAACATAAGAATTACGCTTCAGTAACCTACatgttttacatatatactaatatattggAGCAGTCCAAGGTCATTATACACTTATGTAATATGCTACatgaagttgaaaaaaaatataaaaatgttaaaaagggTCTGTTTAGTGATTATGCTGATCGGATAGGACCAGACGGCGCTCGTAAGTATAGTTATCATGCTAATATTATTACTCATTTGGGTAGGCACCACAGACTCGTCATTTATTGAACCGTCATAGAATTATTAACATAgttatgttccagtttgaaaggtagGCGAACCAGTGTAACAGGTGTAAGGGACATCACATCTTTGTTCTCATCATATTAACTGTTCCTTGTATATCATCAGCAGGTAGCTGAGGAAGTCACATGGACATATAAGAAAAGAATTATCATCTGTTCCTCCAACCAAAATAGAATATCAGCtaacataaaaagtacaaaCCAGAATAGTTATAATGCAAGTCTGACTTGTATTTAATTCCACTGGCTCATTGACCTTTCATACTGAAGCAGAGCAATACAAACTTTCTGGGTGCCTTGCCTGAATATGTAGTACAGGCAATGtctcaacaaatatatttagataataaaaaatctcattGCAGCAAATGCTTGGGAAAAGAATAGAACTTCCCTTGAACAGGCCAGACAAGCATATGAGAGGTGGCTCCGGCAGAAAAGACGAGAACAGCGGAAAAGAGAGAAAGAGAGGAAGAAGTATTTGCAACAAATGGTCAAGTTTGGACTGACCACAGCAAGAAAACAGACAACGAAGAAGCGGTAATTTAAAAGTCTAGAAATTTCGTCGTCGTAATTTAAAAGTCTAGAAATTTCGTCGTCAAATAGATTTACAATAAGAAAGAATGCTATTCAAACATTTGAGTTGGATAAGTTGATGATTTTTGTTAATTCACTAAtactactgtactgtactgctgTTATCTGCTGCTATTATACATAACGAAGGGTGAACTCCCGtagtgtttttaaaaagagtGACGTCACAATTGTCAACTTCTTTACGACTGCTCATATTTGGTACTTGTAGAGCTTCGTATATTTTACGTGCA encodes the following:
- the LOC126780086 gene encoding uncharacterized protein LOC126780086 isoform X2; this translates as MSFFIKICILPIISLFFLKTMLSNNPDMTPFMNDITTGLYVTFTNETKERPSSVKDIMNVTRRYLVANMDNLKHHGNIAEKSKACYFTSVTYRAAMWDLRRYFEMRSLYTDSMEYEIGFLCHEIIYRYQLLLELYQMVERRFVSFEHKNYASVTYMFYIYTNILEQSKVIIHLCNMLHEVEKKYKNVKKGLFSDYADRIGPDGAPNAWEKNRTSLEQARQAYERWLRQKRREQRKREKERKKYLQQMVKFGLTTARKQTTKKRSWPIQYGWSIENW
- the LOC126780086 gene encoding uncharacterized protein LOC126780086 isoform X1, coding for MSFFIKICILPIISLFFLKTMLSNNPDMTPFMNDITTGLYVTFTNETKEERPSSVKDIMNVTRRYLVANMDNLKHHGNIAEKSKACYFTSVTYRAAMWDLRRYFEMRSLYTDSMEYEIGFLCHEIIYRYQLLLELYQMVERRFVSFEHKNYASVTYMFYIYTNILEQSKVIIHLCNMLHEVEKKYKNVKKGLFSDYADRIGPDGAPNAWEKNRTSLEQARQAYERWLRQKRREQRKREKERKKYLQQMVKFGLTTARKQTTKKRSWPIQYGWSIENW